One Gammaproteobacteria bacterium genomic window, TCCACCGGATTGCTATTGAGCGGCACCTTGTTCGCCCTGATCTTCGCCTACGCAGTGCGCGTTTTGGCCGTGTCGCTGCATGCGGTGGAGGCGGGCTTGAGCAAGATCAATCCCGCCATGGATGACGCCGCGCGCTCGCTCGGGCGCGCCCCCGCTGCGGTGCTGCGCGAAATCCACATGCCGATCATGCGTGGCACCTTGCTGTCCGCGCTGCTGCTCGTGTTCGTCGACGTCATGAAAGAGCTGCCATCCACCCTGGTCATGCGTCCGTTTGACTTTAATACCCTGGCGGTGCGCGCCTTCGAACTGGCGTCCGACGAACGCCTGGCTGACTCCGCCAGCGCCGCTCTGACCATCGTGCTGGCCGGCATCGTGCCGGTGATATTGTTAAGCCGCTCCATCACCCGCGCGCGCGCCGGCGACCATGCCTGACGCGCCGATGCCAACCTGCGCCGGCGCGCCGCAACACGCGAACACACGTCTGGAGGTCGCCGATATCGACGTCGCCTTGCAGGGTAATCCCGTAGTCCGCGGCATCAGCTTCGACCTGCCGGAGGGCCATATCGGCTGCCTGCTGGGACCCAGCGGCTGCGGCAAGACCACCTTGCTGCGCGCGATCGCGGGCTTTGAGCCGGTGACCCGCGGCCGCATCCGGCTGCACGGTGCGCAAGTGAGCGGACCCGGTCTGCACGTGCCGCCGGAACAGCGAAGGGTCGGCATGCTGTTTCAGGATCTCGCTCTGTTTCCGCACCTGAACGTTTACGACAATATCCGCTTTGGAATCCGCAAATTATCGTCCCGCGAGCAGCAGGCGCGAGTCGGAGAGTTGCTGGCGCTGATGGATCTCGCCGAGCAAGCGAAAAAATTTCCACATCAGATATCCGGCGGCCAGCAGCAGCGCATCGCGCTCGCGCGGGCGCTGGCGCCACGGCCGGAAATGCTGCTGCTCGACGAACCGTTCTCGACCCTGGACGCCGAGTTCCGCGAGCAGCTTGCCGACGATATTCGCGCGATCCTGAAGCAGGAAGGCGTGACCGCGCTGCTGGTTACGCACGATCAGTTCGAAGCCTTCGCCGTTGCCGACGACATCGGCCTGATGCAAGCCGGACGCATCGTGCAATGGGATAGCGCGTACGATCTTTATCATAGGCCGGCGAGCCGCTTCGCGGCCGACTTCATCGGCCACGGCGTGATGCTGCCCGGGCAGGTCACGGCTCCAAACCGGATTGCCACGGACCTGGGAATGCTTGACGGACCGCGAGACGCGCCCTTCGCGCCGCGCGAGCGCGTCGAAGTGTTGATTCGGCCTCACGACATTCAGCACAACGATAGCAGTCCGCTGCGCGCGCGCATCGAGCGCCGCCAGTTTCGTGGCGCCGAGTTTCTTTACACCCTGAAGCTCGCGAGCGGCGCTAGGCTGCTGTGCTTCGCATCCAGCCACGAGCGACACGGCATCGGCGACGAGATCGGAATCGAGGTAAGCTTGCGGCATCCGGTCATGTTCAGGCTCGCGACGCCGTAGTAATGCACAAGTTGGGTAGCTTGGCGGCCCGCGATGTATCGGGGACATCTATGGAGAAGACAAAATCAGTACGGGCTGTTGCTTTTTGATCGACCGTCAATGACTATTGGCGGAACTTCAAGGCCCCCGGCTCGCGGCGTCATCCAGTTAATCTTGAGGAGAAAAATTATGCGCCCACGTCTCAGCAGATTTCTGGCCTACGTGCTGACCTTAGGCCTCGTGGTCACACCCGCGATGCCGGCTTACGCGGGCATGGTCGGCACACAAACCCTGGTCAATAAGGCCACAGCCCAGTGGGATCGCGCGCGCCTGAGTAACGCGGTGGAACGTGAAGAAGTACGCATCTTGCTCGCCGATCATGGCATCTCGCTGAAAGCAGCGAAGGAGCGCATCGACGCGCTCACCGATCGCGAGGTACGCCAGCTGGCGGCGGCTGATTTCGACAAGCTGCCGGCCGGCTCCGGTGTCATCGAGGTGCTGGTCATCGCCGGACTGGTAGTAGTTATTCTCGAACTGGTGGGCATCACCGATATCTTCACCCAGTTCTAGCGCGCGGCGTGCGTGCGCCGGGCAGCCGCACCAGCACTGCTCCTGTGCGCGATGGTGCCACTGCTCGTGTGTGGTTGCGCAACCCCGCAAACCCGCGGCCTGATGGAATCGCCGCCGATCACCCTGCCCGCAAGAACTCTGATCAAGGAAGTCCCTTTCTTTCCGCAGCAGGCGTTTTACTGCGGCCCGGCGGCGCTGGCCATGATCATGAATTATCATGGCCTTGGCGTCACCCAGCAGGCGCTGGCGCGGGTTGTGTATGTGCCCGGCCTGAAAGGCAGCCTTCAGGCGGAAATGCTGGCCGCCACCCGCGGGCGGGGCCTGCTCGCCTATGTGTTGGCGCCCGATCTTCATCATCTGCTTGCGGAGATCGCAGCGCGGCATCCCGTGGTGGTGTTGCAGAACCTGGGTGTCAGCTGGTACCCGCGGTGGCATTACGCGGTCGCCATTGGCTACGATCTGAACACCGGCGAGCTTATCCTGCACTCCGGCAACAATGCCAATTACCGGATCGGACTCCGCGTTTTTGAGCGCACCTGGGCGCGCGGCGATTACTGGGCGTTTGCGCCGTTACCGCCGGGTCGCTTGCCGGACGACGACAATGCGCTGCGATACCTCGAGGCGGCGGCGGCGCTGGAGGAGACAGGGCACCCGCGCGCGGCGCGCGAAGCCTACAGGACGGCGGCCGGACGCTGGCCAGACAACGCTTTGATACGCATGGGTCTCGGCAATGCACGTTATGCGCTGGGTGATGCGGGCGGCGCGGCGCGGGCATTCGCGTCCGCCGCCAACCTGACGCCGGCGTTGGGCGTCGCGTATAACAATCTCGCCGTCAGCCTCTCTGAGCTTGGTTGCGACAGGCAGGCCCTGACGGCGGCCAGACGCGCGGTCGACGTGGATACGGATCACAACGCCGATTTTCGGGAGACGCTGAAAGAAGTCCGGGCTGCCGCCAGCGCCGGGGCGTCACCGAGTTACTGCGCGCGGCTGGATGTCAGCCACGGGTCGCGCATGCCGTCTCATTAGGCAATATCACCAGGTATTATCATGGAGGTCGAACTGACATGGCCAGACACGCCGCCCTTAAAAAAACGAAAAAGCTAAAAGCTGAAAATCCAGAATCGAAGCATCTGCGACTCCATTCCGCGCAGATAGTCGATGGCGTCGAGCGCGCGCCCAGCCGCGCGATGCTGCGCGCGGTTGGTTTCGAGGACGAGGATTTCCGCAAACCGCAGATCGGCGTGGCCTCGACCTGGGGCATGGTCACGCCTTGCAACATGCACATCGACAAGCTGGCGCGCGAGGCCGCCGCGGGCGCCGATGCGGCCAAAGCCAAAGCGGTGATTTTCAACACCATCACTATATCCGACGGCGTTTCGATGGGCACAGAGGGCATGAAATATTCGCTGGTGTCACGCGAAGTGATCGCCGATTCGATCGAGACCGTGACGGCCTGCGAAGGCTTCGACGGCGTGGTGGCGATCGGTGGTTGCGACAAGAACATGCCGGGGTGTCTCATGGCGCTGGCGCGGCTGAACCGGCCAGCCGTGTTCGTGTTTGGCGGCACCATTAGCCCTGGGCGCCTGGGCGACAGGAACCTGGACATCGTGTCGGTGTTCGAGGCGGTAGGGGCGCACGCGGGTGGCAGCATGACAAACAAACAGTTGCATGCGGTGGAAAGCTGCGCCATCCCCGGCGCGGGCGCGTGTGGCGGCATGTTCACCGCCAACACCATGGCCTCCGCGATCGAGGCGCTGGGAATGAGCCTGCCCGGCAGTTCGGCGCAGGGCGCGCTGTCGGCAGAAAA contains:
- a CDS encoding ABC transporter ATP-binding protein, encoding MPTCAGAPQHANTRLEVADIDVALQGNPVVRGISFDLPEGHIGCLLGPSGCGKTTLLRAIAGFEPVTRGRIRLHGAQVSGPGLHVPPEQRRVGMLFQDLALFPHLNVYDNIRFGIRKLSSREQQARVGELLALMDLAEQAKKFPHQISGGQQQRIALARALAPRPEMLLLDEPFSTLDAEFREQLADDIRAILKQEGVTALLVTHDQFEAFAVADDIGLMQAGRIVQWDSAYDLYHRPASRFAADFIGHGVMLPGQVTAPNRIATDLGMLDGPRDAPFAPRERVEVLIRPHDIQHNDSSPLRARIERRQFRGAEFLYTLKLASGARLLCFASSHERHGIGDEIGIEVSLRHPVMFRLATP
- a CDS encoding PA2779 family protein, producing MRPRLSRFLAYVLTLGLVVTPAMPAYAGMVGTQTLVNKATAQWDRARLSNAVEREEVRILLADHGISLKAAKERIDALTDREVRQLAAADFDKLPAGSGVIEVLVIAGLVVVILELVGITDIFTQF
- a CDS encoding PA2778 family cysteine peptidase; translation: MESPPITLPARTLIKEVPFFPQQAFYCGPAALAMIMNYHGLGVTQQALARVVYVPGLKGSLQAEMLAATRGRGLLAYVLAPDLHHLLAEIAARHPVVVLQNLGVSWYPRWHYAVAIGYDLNTGELILHSGNNANYRIGLRVFERTWARGDYWAFAPLPPGRLPDDDNALRYLEAAAALEETGHPRAAREAYRTAAGRWPDNALIRMGLGNARYALGDAGGAARAFASAANLTPALGVAYNNLAVSLSELGCDRQALTAARRAVDVDTDHNADFRETLKEVRAAASAGASPSYCARLDVSHGSRMPSH